One window from the genome of Variovorax sp. PAMC26660 encodes:
- a CDS encoding M23 family metallopeptidase, with translation MHIPSPFSDLPSTALNRRATLLGALGLLVLPATRVGAATPAKPSQQPHAAVWQHPSQVPGGVARLSLGPAAARPTAFAGDVPLLVLGDTIEWTALVGIPLAATPGDTSITVRTEGRPERQIAYTIAPKQYREQRLTVAPRTVDLSPEDQSRYERERDHQVTVIATLTEMRPDAALQMRVPVPGRRSSSFGLRRVFNGQSRNPHSGMDIAAGTGTPVLAPLPGKVIDTGDYFFNGGTVWLDHGGGLLTMYCHLSRVDVKVGDVLKTGERLAAVGATGRVTGPHLHWSVMLNRAMVDPALFIAA, from the coding sequence ATGCACATACCTTCTCCTTTCTCCGACCTCCCCTCGACGGCCTTGAACCGGCGCGCCACCCTGCTCGGCGCCCTGGGCCTGCTGGTGTTGCCTGCCACACGCGTCGGCGCAGCCACGCCTGCAAAGCCGTCGCAACAACCGCACGCTGCCGTCTGGCAGCATCCGTCCCAGGTACCGGGCGGCGTGGCTCGCCTGTCATTGGGGCCTGCGGCAGCAAGGCCAACGGCCTTTGCCGGCGATGTGCCGCTTCTCGTGCTCGGCGACACGATCGAATGGACCGCGCTGGTCGGCATCCCGCTCGCAGCCACGCCCGGCGACACGAGCATCACGGTCCGCACCGAAGGCCGTCCCGAACGGCAGATCGCCTACACGATCGCCCCGAAGCAATACCGCGAGCAGCGCCTGACCGTGGCGCCGCGCACCGTCGATCTATCGCCGGAAGATCAATCGCGCTACGAGCGCGAACGCGATCACCAGGTTACCGTGATCGCCACGCTCACCGAGATGCGGCCAGACGCCGCGCTGCAGATGCGCGTGCCCGTGCCGGGCCGCCGCTCCAGTTCGTTCGGCCTGCGCCGTGTGTTCAACGGGCAGTCGCGCAATCCGCACAGCGGCATGGACATCGCAGCGGGCACGGGCACGCCGGTGCTGGCGCCGCTGCCGGGCAAGGTGATCGATACGGGCGACTACTTCTTCAACGGCGGCACGGTGTGGCTCGACCACGGCGGCGGCCTGCTGACGATGTACTGCCACCTGAGCCGGGTGGATGTGAAGGTGGGCGATGTGCTGAAGACCGGCGAGCGGCTGGCCGCGGTGGGTGCGACCGGGCGGGTGACGGGGCCGCATCTGCATTGGTCTGTGATGCTGAATCGGGCGATGGTGGACCCTGCGTTGTTCATTGCGGCTTGA
- a CDS encoding pseudouridine synthase yields the protein MNLPSPSSRLIRFNKPYGVLSQFTPEGRWRGLKDFIDIPGIYVAGRLDADSEGLLLLTDDGKLQARIADPRFKMEKNYWVQVEGVPTEEALTALRNGVQLNDGPTRPARARLLDPPPEVWVREPPIRERKNIPTAWLELAISEGRNRQVRRMTAAVGLPTLRLIRVAIGPHTLDGLAPGTWRE from the coding sequence ATGAACCTTCCGAGCCCTTCTTCCCGCCTGATCCGCTTCAACAAGCCCTATGGCGTCCTCAGCCAGTTCACGCCCGAGGGGCGCTGGCGTGGCCTGAAGGACTTCATCGACATCCCCGGCATCTACGTTGCCGGCCGCCTCGATGCCGACAGCGAAGGCCTGCTGCTGCTCACCGATGACGGCAAGCTCCAGGCGCGCATTGCCGATCCGCGCTTCAAGATGGAAAAAAACTACTGGGTGCAGGTGGAGGGCGTGCCCACCGAAGAGGCGCTTACCGCGCTGCGCAACGGGGTTCAGCTCAACGACGGCCCCACCCGCCCGGCCAGGGCGCGCCTGCTCGACCCGCCGCCCGAGGTGTGGGTGCGAGAGCCGCCCATCCGCGAGCGCAAGAACATTCCCACCGCCTGGCTGGAACTGGCGATCAGCGAGGGCCGCAACCGCCAGGTGCGGCGCATGACGGCCGCCGTCGGACTGCCGACGCTGCGCCTGATCCGCGTCGCCATCGGGCCCCACACGCTCGACGGGCTGGCACCGGGAACCTGGCGGGAATAG
- a CDS encoding glutamine--tRNA ligase/YqeY domain fusion protein: protein MTSPTDKSGAKTTAAPSNFLRHVIENDLAQGAYSGRKWGGSPGDAAHHAQGMPDPAKVRMRFPPEPNGYLHIGHAKSIWLNFELAKEYGGVSHLRFDDTNPEKEDQEYVDSIRDAVKWLGYETYLADRPSAPGTLQPHEYFASNYFDFMYEAAEYLIGAGLAYVDEQTADEVRKNRGDFNTPGTDSPFRTRTPAENLERFRAMRDGQVADGAAILRAKIDMASTNINMRDPALYRVRRATHHNTGDKWCIYPMYTYAHPIEDALEQITHSICTLEFEDQRPFYDWLLDRLAEGGLVASPHPRQYEFARLNVTHVMTSKRKLRQLVEEKYVDGWDDPRMPTIAGLRRRGYTPEALRLFCERSGTTKSGGWIDYASLEAALRDSLDPIAPRAMAVLDPVKLVITNWGELMGGDDVLDDCSAPVHPHHPEMGKREFKLGREVWIESTDYEEVQPKGFFRLFPGNKVRLKYGHVIECTGGTKDADGKLVEVQATLVPDTKSGTPGADAIKVKGNITWVAAADAVQAEVRLYERLFAAANPGSGELLDELNKESLSTCLAFVEPSLANAEPGVGIQFERHGYFVRDTKAGAEGPRVFNRAAGMRDSWGK, encoded by the coding sequence ATGACCTCCCCGACCGACAAAAGCGGCGCCAAAACGACCGCTGCACCGAGCAATTTCCTGCGCCACGTGATCGAGAACGACCTCGCACAGGGTGCCTATTCTGGCCGCAAGTGGGGCGGTTCGCCCGGCGACGCCGCCCACCACGCCCAGGGCATGCCCGACCCGGCCAAGGTCCGCATGCGCTTCCCGCCCGAACCCAACGGCTACCTGCACATCGGCCACGCCAAGAGCATCTGGCTCAACTTCGAGCTGGCCAAGGAATACGGCGGCGTGAGCCACCTGCGCTTCGACGACACCAACCCTGAAAAAGAAGACCAGGAATACGTCGACTCCATCCGCGACGCGGTGAAGTGGCTCGGCTACGAAACCTATCTGGCCGACCGCCCCAGCGCCCCCGGCACCCTGCAGCCGCACGAGTACTTCGCCAGCAACTACTTCGACTTCATGTACGAAGCCGCCGAGTACCTGATTGGCGCCGGCCTTGCCTACGTGGACGAGCAAACGGCGGACGAAGTGCGCAAGAACCGCGGCGACTTCAACACCCCCGGCACCGACAGCCCCTTCCGCACCCGCACGCCCGCCGAAAACCTCGAGCGCTTTCGCGCCATGCGCGACGGCCAGGTCGCCGACGGCGCCGCCATCCTGCGCGCCAAGATCGACATGGCCAGCACCAATATCAACATGCGCGACCCCGCGCTGTACCGCGTGCGCCGGGCCACGCACCACAACACCGGCGACAAGTGGTGCATCTACCCGATGTACACCTACGCGCACCCGATCGAAGACGCGCTGGAGCAGATCACCCACAGCATCTGCACGCTGGAATTCGAAGACCAGCGCCCCTTCTACGACTGGCTGCTCGACCGCTTGGCTGAAGGCGGCCTTGTCGCCAGCCCGCACCCGCGCCAGTATGAATTCGCGCGCCTGAACGTCACGCACGTGATGACCAGCAAGCGCAAGCTGCGCCAACTGGTCGAAGAAAAGTACGTCGACGGCTGGGACGACCCCCGCATGCCCACCATTGCCGGCCTGCGCCGCCGCGGCTACACGCCCGAAGCGCTGCGCCTGTTCTGCGAACGCAGCGGCACCACCAAGTCGGGTGGCTGGATCGACTACGCCAGCCTCGAAGCCGCGCTGCGCGACAGCCTCGACCCCATCGCCCCGCGTGCCATGGCCGTGCTCGACCCGGTCAAGCTCGTCATCACCAACTGGGGCGAATTGATGGGCGGCGACGACGTGCTCGACGACTGCTCCGCCCCCGTGCATCCGCACCACCCCGAGATGGGCAAGCGCGAGTTCAAGCTCGGCCGCGAAGTGTGGATCGAAAGCACCGACTATGAAGAAGTGCAGCCCAAGGGCTTCTTCCGCCTGTTCCCGGGCAACAAGGTGCGGCTGAAGTACGGCCACGTCATCGAGTGCACCGGCGGCACCAAGGACGCAGACGGCAAGCTCGTGGAAGTACAGGCCACGCTGGTGCCCGACACCAAGAGCGGCACGCCCGGCGCGGACGCGATCAAGGTGAAGGGCAACATCACCTGGGTGGCTGCGGCCGATGCGGTGCAGGCCGAAGTGCGGCTGTACGAGCGGCTGTTTGCGGCGGCGAATCCGGGCAGCGGCGAGCTGCTGGACGAGCTGAATAAGGAAAGCCTGTCGACCTGCCTGGCGTTCGTGGAGCCGTCGCTGGCCAACGCCGAGCCGGGCGTCGGCATCCAGTTCGAGCGGCATGGGTACTTCGTGCGTGACACGAAGGCCGGCGCAGAAGGCCCGCGCGTGTTCAATCGCGCGGCTGGCATGCGGGACAGCTGGGGCAAGTAA
- a CDS encoding sensor histidine kinase: MLRHGLVTAVFCCIIAAALSITQDGGWANHLVYSMAIGTVSWLCIDTGRLLLSGRHEILWPKGPWGFVLVAIGVTVGFFVGNLIGDAWSGAPAFDFLDFRGHKLATAVVITITATIGMCFFFYSLGRSKHLLGQIELAQRNATEARLKLLETQLEPHMLFNTLANLRVLITVDPPRAVAMLDRLNSYLRMTLSGSRALSHPLSAEFDRLGDYLELMSVRMGERLRYTLELPDELRNTPVPPLLLQPLVENSIRHGLEPQVEGGEITVRARSDAGQLVIEVSDTGVGLDAALPSEGSGFGLEQVRERLATVYGAQGRLSLAPEPAGGTRATLSLPLPA, from the coding sequence ATGCTGCGGCATGGCCTGGTCACTGCCGTCTTCTGCTGCATCATCGCCGCTGCGCTGAGCATCACCCAGGACGGCGGCTGGGCCAACCACCTGGTCTATTCGATGGCGATCGGCACCGTGAGCTGGCTGTGCATCGACACCGGCCGACTGTTGCTGAGCGGGCGCCACGAGATCCTGTGGCCGAAAGGGCCCTGGGGCTTCGTGCTGGTCGCGATCGGCGTGACTGTCGGCTTCTTCGTGGGCAACCTCATCGGCGATGCCTGGTCCGGCGCACCCGCCTTCGACTTCCTCGACTTCCGTGGGCACAAGCTGGCCACCGCAGTCGTCATCACGATCACCGCCACCATTGGCATGTGCTTCTTCTTCTACAGCCTCGGCAGGAGCAAGCACCTGCTGGGCCAGATCGAGCTGGCGCAGCGCAATGCCACCGAGGCGCGGCTCAAGCTGCTCGAAACCCAGCTCGAGCCGCACATGCTGTTCAACACGCTGGCCAACCTGCGCGTGCTGATCACGGTCGATCCGCCGCGCGCCGTGGCCATGCTCGACCGCCTCAACAGCTACCTGCGCATGACGCTCAGCGGCTCGCGTGCGCTGTCGCATCCGCTGTCGGCCGAGTTCGACCGGCTGGGCGATTACCTCGAACTGATGTCGGTGCGCATGGGCGAGCGCCTGCGCTACACGCTCGAGCTGCCCGACGAACTGCGCAACACGCCGGTGCCGCCGCTGCTGCTGCAACCGCTGGTGGAAAACAGCATCCGCCACGGGCTGGAGCCCCAGGTGGAAGGCGGCGAGATCACCGTGCGTGCGCGCAGCGACGCGGGGCAGCTCGTGATCGAGGTGAGCGACACCGGCGTCGGCCTCGATGCGGCCCTGCCCTCCGAAGGCAGCGGCTTCGGACTCGAACAGGTGCGCGAGCGCCTGGCCACCGTGTACGGTGCGCAGGGCCGGCTGAGCCTGGCGCCCGAGCCTGCGGGTGGCACCCGGGCCACATTGAGCCTGCCCTTGCCCGCCTGA
- a CDS encoding restriction endonuclease translates to MAKQTRAERRRERARGKLASAGGSMTFVGLLLLVVPGFMQGTIIGTLGPALRPAGWAALVVGAALLGLHYVMARMAASPQAEPIEQSRPTVRATRPTPPPAVATPREPVLASEPSQPTPSRSEPSPKQAQQWSAAVLAAIEWRRFEALCEALYAQAGFTTRSQSHGADGGIDIWLHSKHSDVPRIVQCKHWQSKAVGVKEVREFLGVMASHQLKSGTYVTSSTFSAEALAFAKANGIHAQDGTALLKLIGQRTTEQQAALLAVAYEGEYWRPTCASCGTKMVERNSTKSEGSFWGCANYPKCRGRTIPKSKVSATV, encoded by the coding sequence ATGGCCAAGCAAACGAGAGCCGAGCGACGTCGCGAGCGCGCACGAGGGAAATTGGCGAGTGCGGGCGGGTCGATGACCTTTGTCGGTCTCCTTCTGCTGGTGGTTCCTGGCTTCATGCAGGGCACTATCATCGGCACGCTCGGGCCAGCGCTTCGTCCCGCTGGCTGGGCGGCCCTGGTGGTAGGTGCGGCATTGCTGGGCTTGCACTACGTGATGGCCCGCATGGCTGCGTCTCCGCAGGCTGAGCCCATTGAGCAGTCACGGCCGACTGTCAGAGCGACTCGCCCTACACCACCGCCCGCTGTTGCCACTCCGCGCGAGCCTGTCCTTGCGTCAGAGCCTTCTCAGCCAACGCCCTCTCGTTCGGAGCCCTCGCCAAAACAAGCGCAGCAATGGAGCGCCGCCGTACTCGCTGCCATCGAATGGCGACGCTTCGAGGCATTGTGCGAAGCGCTCTACGCGCAAGCCGGATTCACCACACGCAGCCAATCACACGGCGCGGATGGCGGCATCGACATCTGGCTCCACTCCAAGCACAGCGACGTGCCACGCATCGTTCAATGCAAGCATTGGCAAAGCAAAGCTGTCGGCGTGAAGGAAGTGCGCGAATTCCTCGGCGTCATGGCTTCGCATCAGTTGAAGAGCGGCACCTATGTGACGAGTTCGACCTTCTCTGCAGAAGCACTCGCATTTGCCAAGGCAAACGGCATTCACGCACAGGACGGCACAGCCCTCCTCAAACTGATCGGGCAGCGCACAACCGAGCAGCAGGCTGCATTGCTGGCAGTGGCTTATGAGGGCGAGTACTGGCGGCCCACCTGTGCGAGCTGCGGCACCAAGATGGTCGAGAGAAACTCGACCAAGAGCGAGGGTAGTTTCTGGGGATGCGCGAACTATCCCAAGTGCCGGGGCAGGACGATCCCAAAGTCGAAGGTCTCTGCCACGGTCTAG
- a CDS encoding LytR/AlgR family response regulator transcription factor encodes MHPTALIAEDEPLLAQALKAELAAAWPELQIVATTGDGRSAVREALRLLPQVLFFDIRMPGLDGLGAAAELADCWPTDEAPMPQLVFVTAYDEYAARAFEAQAIDYVLKPVQPERLRKTVGRLQQALAAQQSSAAPAVADEALERTLAQWRQVLGAAGTGAVTPAPAPLRMIAASDAGGSTVRMVPIDEVLYFEAADKYLRVLTATHEYLIRTPLKQLLPQLDPDTFWQVHRAVVVRSAAIESVHRDEAGKMHLMLRGRAEKIPVSRLYAHLFRAM; translated from the coding sequence ATGCACCCCACCGCACTCATCGCCGAAGACGAGCCCCTGCTCGCGCAAGCCCTCAAGGCCGAGCTGGCCGCCGCATGGCCCGAACTGCAGATCGTCGCCACCACCGGTGACGGCCGCAGCGCCGTGCGCGAGGCGCTGCGCCTGCTGCCGCAGGTGCTGTTCTTCGACATTCGCATGCCCGGCCTCGACGGCCTTGGCGCAGCCGCCGAACTGGCCGACTGCTGGCCCACCGACGAGGCGCCCATGCCGCAACTGGTGTTCGTGACCGCCTACGACGAATACGCCGCGCGCGCCTTCGAGGCTCAGGCCATCGATTACGTGCTCAAGCCCGTGCAGCCCGAACGCCTGCGCAAGACCGTCGGGCGGCTGCAGCAGGCGCTGGCCGCGCAGCAGTCCTCGGCCGCGCCAGCCGTGGCCGACGAAGCCCTCGAACGAACGCTCGCGCAATGGCGCCAGGTACTGGGCGCGGCCGGCACCGGCGCGGTCACCCCGGCGCCCGCACCGCTGCGCATGATTGCCGCCAGCGATGCCGGCGGCAGCACCGTGCGTATGGTGCCCATCGACGAAGTGCTGTATTTCGAGGCCGCCGACAAATACCTGCGCGTGCTGACCGCCACGCACGAATACCTGATTCGCACACCGCTCAAGCAGTTGCTGCCCCAGCTCGACCCCGACACCTTCTGGCAGGTGCACCGGGCGGTGGTGGTGCGCAGCGCGGCCATCGAGTCGGTGCACCGCGACGAGGCCGGCAAGATGCACCTGATGCTGCGCGGCCGGGCCGAGAAGATTCCGGTAAGCCGCCTCTACGCCCACCTGTTTCGCGCCATGTGA
- a CDS encoding succinylglutamate desuccinylase/aspartoacylase family protein, with amino-acid sequence MTQSPPALEVLPRDLSAYRKGNTGIDYVHRFESGKPGPHVLINALTHGNEICGMTAATHLLDTNVRPKIGTLTVSFANVAAYESFNEALPFDSRQLVHNLNRVWSPEWLDGTEDSPELRRARELRPVVSAADHILDIHSTSQPVIPFWVYPAFERNAAAAMAIGRPSVHLVMPDGLGSGTPLIQHGSHGQPEGKGVALVAECGQHFLRSASELATAISLDFLAHFGLIDKDPAVPAPGEQRRFQLLQTHVIQSEDFAFVRPLIGFETFAKGELIATNGPDEIRAPCDDCTIFMPAQRTIVGREAVYLTKPL; translated from the coding sequence ATGACCCAATCTCCCCCCGCTCTCGAAGTCTTGCCCCGCGACCTCTCTGCCTATCGCAAGGGCAACACCGGCATCGACTACGTGCACCGCTTCGAGTCCGGCAAGCCCGGCCCGCACGTGCTGATCAACGCGCTCACGCACGGCAACGAAATCTGCGGCATGACCGCCGCCACCCACCTGCTCGACACCAACGTGCGCCCCAAGATCGGCACGCTCACGGTGAGCTTTGCCAACGTGGCGGCCTACGAGTCCTTCAACGAGGCGCTGCCCTTCGACAGCCGCCAGCTCGTGCACAACCTCAACCGCGTCTGGTCGCCTGAATGGCTGGACGGCACCGAGGACAGCCCCGAACTGCGCCGCGCCCGCGAACTGCGCCCGGTGGTGAGCGCGGCTGACCACATCCTCGACATCCACTCCACCAGCCAGCCCGTCATTCCGTTCTGGGTGTACCCCGCCTTCGAGCGCAACGCCGCAGCGGCAATGGCCATCGGCCGCCCATCGGTGCACCTCGTGATGCCTGACGGCCTGGGCTCCGGCACGCCGCTGATCCAGCACGGCAGCCATGGCCAGCCCGAAGGCAAGGGCGTGGCGCTGGTGGCCGAATGCGGCCAGCACTTCCTGCGCTCGGCGTCGGAGCTGGCGACCGCCATCTCGCTCGATTTCCTGGCGCACTTCGGCCTCATCGACAAAGACCCGGCCGTGCCCGCACCCGGCGAGCAGCGCCGCTTCCAGTTGCTGCAGACGCACGTCATCCAGTCGGAAGACTTCGCTTTCGTGCGCCCGCTGATCGGCTTCGAGACCTTTGCCAAGGGCGAGCTGATCGCCACCAACGGCCCCGACGAAATCCGCGCGCCGTGCGACGACTGCACGATCTTCATGCCCGCGCAGCGCACGATCGTCGGGCGCGAAGCGGTGTACCTCACCAAGCCGCTCTGA